One Gossypium hirsutum isolate 1008001.06 chromosome A11, Gossypium_hirsutum_v2.1, whole genome shotgun sequence genomic window carries:
- the LOC107893765 gene encoding thylakoid membrane protein slr0575 → MKAISPPSTAAIIIHSHHHYLNHRRWFLSPPPPSNRQFHPAASISRPHSLKLTFITKAADSTSQPNSAKTIVADDGFSLSKLSFGVVGLGVGISLLSYGFGAYFNILPGSEWSAIMLTYGFPLAIIGMALKYAELKPVPCLTYSDAQMLRETAATPILKQVRNDVTRYRYGDEQHLDEALKRIFQFGLGGGIPRRNAPILQMIREEVTEDGKYCLVLVFEAKALELSDFEKRQAKFASFFGPGISAEVGKGENNLYEVRLISNSTYNASSSTS, encoded by the exons atgaaaGCAATATCACCACCATCAACGGCGGCTATAATCATCCACTCCCATCATCACTACCTAAATCACCGTCGTTGGTTTTTATCTCCGCCGCCTCCATCAAACCGGCAGTTCCACCCCGCCGCGTCAATCTCCCGACCCCATAGTCTTAAACTTACTTTCATAACAAAAGCGGCCGATTCAACTTCTCAGCCTAATTCAGCAAAAACCATTGTCGCTGATGATGGATTCTCATTGTCCAAG CTTTCATTTGGTGTTGTTGGACTCGGTGTTGGAATTTCGCTCCTCTC GTATGGTTTTGGGGCATACTTCAACATTCTTCCGGGATCCGAATGGTCCGCGATAATGCTGACTTACGGCTTCCCTCTTGCAATAATCGGAATGGCCCTCAAG TACGCAGAACTGAAACCGGTGCCATGCTTGACTTATTCGGATGCTCAAATGTTGAGGGAAACCGCTGCCACTCCTATCCTTAAGCAG GTAAGGAATGATGTTACGAGATATCGCTACGGGGATGAACAGCATTTGGATGAGGCATTGAAACGGATTTTCCAGTTTGGTCTG GGCGGAGGCATTCCTCGGAGAAATGCACCTATTCTTCAAATGATCCGGGAAGAA GTCACAGAAGATGGTAAATATTGTTTAGTCCTGGTGTTTGAGGCTAAAGCTTTGGAGTTGTCGGATTTCGAAAAGAGACAG GCAAAATTTGCTTCGTTCTTTGGACCAGGGATCTCTGCTGAAGTAG